A window of Tripterygium wilfordii isolate XIE 37 chromosome 7, ASM1340144v1, whole genome shotgun sequence contains these coding sequences:
- the LOC120002602 gene encoding uncharacterized protein LOC120002602, which produces MNARRGRGRGRGRGRGQGRILAPAPENSIVGENTPPTIMDDVPVDQGAQDALAPAPAAAPQLDPMIRGMMEAFAQAVGQYMPQMFGAQQAAGQAAQVPVGEQGTGAANRTLLELGELRRSRPTVFRGQLDPLAAEEWLEMIVRRMDTMRITNDRRVDLATHFLEGPAYTWWRGQLRKLGQDVTWEQFEIAFLEKYVPLTVREAKAQEYLELRQGTMTVDEYEAKFDELAKFAGVYVPNEAARAVKFRMGPRPSISGKFATMKTSSYRDVVEATRMADKSNQDSKKYYESIKSLKRGEASSSGTGGEKKKKTEYGTKQKIEQGADRRSYRRDDRQNRSNRSQGGTQQGIVRRDQGVRRGYRDRTPGQQTLVCFRCGQDGHRSKECTDKNRGTCYWCGQFGHRIRDCPTRGLGPQALLAQQGQQTQLPAPPQQRALPPAGRGRPAAVQAPLAQQQQQRAPGRVFALGHEAAPVDQQYIGGESLLVESPMVQNLRVTTLCYGCVIQFGDYEFQADLVVMEFSSFDVILGMNRLSKNRAVLECYERRVILRTPQGLNIRVRGSRANLTLSEPKEGTSQLPSVIEEFMDVFPDDLPGLPP; this is translated from the exons ATGAATGCTAGGAGAGGTCGTGGACGCGGCAGAGGCCGTGGTAGAGGTCAGGGAAGGATTCTGGCACCTGCACCTGAGAATTCGATTGTTGGGGAGAATACACCTCCTACTATTATGGACGATGTTCCAGTGGATCAGGGAGCACAAGACGCGCTAGCACCAGCACCAGCTGCTGCGCCACAGTTGGACCCGATGATTAGGGGGATGATGGAGGCTTTTGCTCAGGCAGTTGGACAGTATATGCCACAGATGTTTGGAGCTCAACAGGCTGCAGGACAGGCTGCACAGGTCCCAGTTGGAGAGCAGGGGACTGGAGCTGCCAATAGGACATTATTAGAGTTAGGGGAACTGCGGAGGTCGAGGCCAACAGTTTTCCGTGGTCAGTTGGATCCTTTGGCTGCCGAGGAGTGGCTTGAGATGATTGTTAGAAGGATGGATACTATGCGAATTACTAATGATCGTAGGGTTGATTTGGCCACTCACTTCTTGGAGGGACCAGCGTATACCTGGTGGAGGGGTCAGCTACGCAAACTGGGTCAGGATGTGACTTGGGAGCAGTTCGAGATTGCATTCTTAGAAAAATATGTGCCTTTGACAGTCCGTGAGGCTAAGGCACAAGAGTATCTAGAGCTTCGTCAAGGCACCATGACAGTGGATGAGTATGAGGCGAAGTTTGATGAGTTGGCTAAATTTGCAGGGGTGTATGTGCCGAATGAGGCAGCCCGAGCGGTCAAGTTTAGGATGGGACCGCGTCCATCTATATCTGGGAAGTTTGCCACTATGAAGACCAGTTCATATAGAGATGTTGTAGAGGCAACTCGGATGGCTGACAAGAGTAATCAGGATAGCAAGAAGTATTACGAGAGTATCAAGTCACTGAAGAGAGGTGAGGCTTCATCGTCGGGTACTgggggagaaaagaaaaagaaaactgagtATGGTACAAAGCAGAAGATTGAGCAGGGAGCGGATAGAAGATCTTATCGTAGGGATGATCGACAGAATCGTAGTAATAGGAGTCAAGGTGGTACACAACAGGGTATTGTTCGTAGAGATCAAGGAGTTAGGAGAGGATACAGAGATAGGACTCCTGGACAACAGACGCTGGTATGTTTCAGATGTGGTCAGGATGGACATCGCTCCAAGGAATGTACGGATAAGAATCGAGGTACTTGCTATTGGTGTGGTCAGTTTGGGCATCGGATCAGGGATTGTCCTACTAGAGGGTTAGGACCTCAAGCACTACTAGCACAACAGGGGCAGCAGACCCAGTTACCAGCTCCACCGCAGCAGAGAGCATTACCTCCGGCAGGTAGAGGGCGCCCAGCAGCTGTACAGGCACCACTCGcccaacagcagcagcagagaGCACCTGGCAGAGTCTTCGCCTTGGGACATGAGGCAGCTCCTGTTGACCAACAATATATTGGAG GGGAATCTTTGCTTGTTGAGTCCCCTATGGTGCAAAACCTTCGGGTTACTACTTTGTGTTATGGTTGTGTGATTCAGTTTGGGGACTATGAGTTCCAGGCTGATCTAGTTGTTATGGAGTTTTCTAGTTTTGATGTCATCCTAGGGATGAATAGGTTGTCAAAGAATCGGGCAGTTTTGGAGTGTTATGAGAGGAGAGTCATTTTGAGGACGCCTCAGGGTTTGAATATACGTGTTAGGGGATCGCGAG CGAACTTAACCCTTTCCGAGCCGAAAGAGGGAACGAGTCAGTTACCATCAGTGATTGAGGAATTTATGGATGTCTTTCCAGATGATTTACCTGGTTTGCCACCGTAG